The genome window ATCATCCCGTACGTGCCACCTTCAAGAACATAGTTGGCGCCATCGTTAGGAGAACAAAGAACAGCTGTGCCACTGGCCATCGCTTCGATGTACGGAATACCAAATCCCTCGTACACACTCGGATAGGCAAATACCCATGCACGGCTGTAGAGGCCGGCCAGCGTCTCGTCATCCGGAAAATGATAGTTTGTAACCCTGGGGTGATCGACTTCGCGGTCACATACCATAACCAGTTCAGCATCCGGGCATTGCGGCAACACGTTTTTCGTAAATTGCTCAAACATAAATCCACCCCGCTTCCGCCCTTCCCAGGTGCCGATATACAGGATCTGGGGATGTGGCGCCTTCTCTCCCACACTGAAGAGGTCAAGGTTTACACCATTATTGGCGAGGTTGGCAATTTTGTAGATTTCAGCTGTTTCCGGTCCTACTGCAAGCGGACGTGTAGCAAGCGTTTTAGCCAGATGCTCAAGCGGGTAAACGAGATACTGAGATGCTTTTCTTTTCACCGAAGTCGCAGAACGCGCCTCAAACAGCGCAGAACCGTGCAATGTGCGCACGCTCGCAATGCCGCGATTGAAAAGAAACCAGTCATCGCCATGCAAATGGATGACATCAAACGGTTTCAGATCGACAAAATTGAGCATGAAAGGCAGCACAAACAGCCGCTTGATTTGGCTGGTGCGGAGGCCCTCTTTTTCAGGAAAGAGTTGTTGGTGTTTATAAACGGCATCCGCCGGCGCGCCTGTCAGACTGAGGACGGTTACTTCATCTTTGGGATTCCGGGCCAGTTCGTTTGCCAGCCTGTGTACCGCAATTTCAACGCCACCGGGTTTGCGACCGGGTTCGGGCAGTGTGGTATGAAACAATGCTATTTTCATACACACATCTCCTTTGAACTTTTGATCTTGCTCCAGCCCATGACTTCCTATCCCATTACCTGTAATTTCTTGCCTGGTTGTCGTAATAATTACGCGCAGCAAGTCCAAAACTCAGAAAAGACCAGACAATGATGCCTTTAATTGCCAGCACCTGATTTGCCATTACGAGGAGCACGAGGTAAGAAATGGCAACGCCCGTTACGATGATTACAAACTGATCCTGCGACCAATTGCGCCGGCGCATGATATCGCGAAGCATGATCACAATACCACCGATATAAAGGCCGGCACCAAGCCAACCAAGCGATACAAATAAAGACAGGATACCGCTATCCAGGTTACGTGTAGCGCCATCTTCGTTTCGCGATCCACCACCGATAAACCCAAGTCCTTCTCCAACCGGGTTCTTGAGAAGGACCCAGCTCCTCTCCTGATACATATGCATGCGTGCATTCAGGCTGCCATCTTCTTCAAGGTTACCCAGCGTTGCCATCCGGTCATCCACGCGTTGTAGCGAATCAGAGGGGCTGAGCAATTGGAGTGGCACAATCATAATGGCGCCAAATATGAGCAACCCGATCAACCGGGTGCGCATCTGGCCCGTCATTTTGGAAACTATAAAAAGCAAAGCCAGCAGCCAACCGCCCCATGCACCACGTACGGTTGCGAGCAGAAAACTTGCATAACCGGGCACGAGGGCAACTTTGGACATCAAGCCTTTCGAATCAAATAGCAGCAACAGGCCAGCCATCAAGATCATGGCAAAAGGGCCCGGAGCATTCAACATGCTAAAAACACGTACCCGAAACGGCTCTGGGTGCCCGATGGAAGTCATCCCTGAGCTCTCCATCCAAAACACATCCCACGGTGCAGGAGAAACAAACTGGATAATGCCGTACAACCCGGTAACTATAATTCCCGAAGTAAACGTTGCTTTGATGACCCGCTTGTGCTCGGGGTACTCGCGCCAGTGTACAAGGAGATGAAAACCTATTAGCAGCGGCACAATCCATTCCATCAGATTGAATGTTGCCCCAAACAATCCGGTTTTCCAGATCCCGATGACGTACCCATACATCACCCCCAAAAAAGTGAGTGTATAAGGGAGATACAGTCGTTTTTTGAGCAGCAGCCCAAACCTGAAAAAAGAGAGAATTGAAATAGCTGACACCAGGTAAGGCGTCAGCATAACCATGTTAACGGCGGTAAACTCGCCGAGTTGATAATCGACGATACGGCGGATAAACGGCGTGACAAACCATACCCAAAAGGTAAAACCGAGATACATCGCCGGCTTGGCGAAGTACAACATTGCCCCCACTACAATGGAAAGAAAGGGGAACAGGAAAATCAGCAGGTCAGCGTTGTTGGTCCAGTACAGTGATGCCACAATGC of Bacteroidota bacterium contains these proteins:
- a CDS encoding glycosyltransferase family 4 protein; this encodes MKIALFHTTLPEPGRKPGGVEIAVHRLANELARNPKDEVTVLSLTGAPADAVYKHQQLFPEKEGLRTSQIKRLFVLPFMLNFVDLKPFDVIHLHGDDWFLFNRGIASVRTLHGSALFEARSATSVKRKASQYLVYPLEHLAKTLATRPLAVGPETAEIYKIANLANNGVNLDLFSVGEKAPHPQILYIGTWEGRKRGGFMFEQFTKNVLPQCPDAELVMVCDREVDHPRVTNYHFPDDETLAGLYSRAWVFAYPSVYEGFGIPYIEAMASGTAVLCSPNDGANYVLEGGTYGMIVKDDIFATQLVTLLTDDVQRQQLIEKGLARARTFSWQAVATQHRNMYAAAINMHNNGHASQPEAEKIYEF